The Medicago truncatula cultivar Jemalong A17 chromosome 7, MtrunA17r5.0-ANR, whole genome shotgun sequence genome includes the window TTTGCAATAAAATAGATACTAGAGTGGCACAtttattcaatcattttttctgttttccTTGTGTTTTGTCtctgatataaaattattaacgATCTCTAACTGAAGAACTTTTTGTTTAAGGATTGTtgatttataaaatgatatcaAGTGGTCTAGAGTTTGAAAGAAATCTAGGTAActctgaattttaaaatttagagtACGGAAGAGAGCATTTGTGTGAGATGAAACTGAAAATCTATAAAATATTGCATGAATTGTTTGTTTGTACAACATAGATTTATATTTAAGACGACCTATCATAAGTCATAACTGCCTAGCTGACTCAGCCTAACAGAACTAACTGAGTAAATTAGTACTTGAAGAGAATCCTCAGCACATTCTGTTATTTACGAGTGTTATGTGCAAGTGTAAGAAGCATGATAGCTTATCTCAAGATGTTTCTGCTACTATATGAACTAAAGTACTAAACTCTAATGGAGTTCAGCACTTTGAGTTCCGTCCACTAATAAAAAGCTTAATGGTACTTTATGAGCCTATGTGCAAGTGTAAGGCTGTTGCATTATGCATGCTTTAAGGCCAATAGGCTCTTTCGTGATAAAGCATGTTAAATCATTCACAcgcttatattaaaaaacttgAATTTTCGGGATGATATCAACCTTAATGTTGACCTTCAGGGATTATGTTTTGCAATTGATAGGTTCCATTGGTAGAAGTTCTCTTTTCTGTGTGGCATATTGTTTGTATGTTAAAAACGGTTTTTCATCTTCCTTGGTACACAGGTGTGAAGAACGAATCCAGAAGATTCAGACTATCAAAGTGATGGAAGGAATCCTGATATGTGCAGCTCCTCATTGTCTCAAGTCATTCTTGAAGAGAGTTGATTTTGAATCTCATATCCATGAATTCCACGCCGATCTTCTTCGCCCCAATGCAGATAAAGAAGACGGAAATGAGTCAGAAGCACAAAGTGTTAGACAACCTACAGCCTCAGACTCCACTGCTCGAGGCCCCATAAGGCAAGTTTTTTCTCCAGGTTCAAATTCTCAACATGATCTGGAAGACAGAACCCGTCGGCAACCACCAAGAGATCAAGCTCCTTCAAGGCCAGCAATGCAGCAAAAGCCACCATTTTTCGGCCAACAACATCACCCTTCAGATTCCATGTCTGGTTCTGTCGGAGGTACGCAGCAGGGCTTTCATCAACAAAGTTTCGACATGCAGCAGCACCCCCCACAAGAACCTGTTCAGTTTACTGACAGGCAGCAATCAGTTGGTCCAGATAACTCATTTCCTGAGTATCCAACAATGCACCCTGCACAACCCACCAATGTTCCCCCACACCCAAACACAATGCTGAACCCACCTATGCCATTTGGTTATCCCCCTTTCCTGCAAGACCGAGCTCAACCATTTTATGCTGCTCCCTATGATATGCCTAGGCAGGACTCGTCTTCTGATATTGGTGGAGACCCAAATTCATTAATGGGTTACCCACAAGGGGTCCCAAATGGCCCAAACTTTCAAGGAAATTATCCCCAGCCCTGGAATGCAGCAGGTGTTCCTTTTGAACAAGCACAAGGTGGTGGTATGGCTGTGGATCCAAGGGATTCCAAAGATATATTGGCACCACAGCCCATGGCTctgccaccaccaccaccacctccggCCCACATGTTGAAACCAAACTACTATCCTGGTGATCATGGACATGATGGTAAAAGTTATGGTTGGCAGCATGATAACCGTGATAGCTTTAATGCTCAAGGCTGATAAGGTTTCATTCATGTCATGTCTCTTGCATATTTGAAATCACTAAACTGCAATTTCTATTACATTTTGGTCTTTTTGTATTTGTACATTCTGATAGAGTTGAGTTTTTCCTTTATTGTTTACCATAGGTAATCAAAAGTTTTATTTTGCGTATTTTGCACTAGAATCATCAAGTGAAAATGGAATCGAATGTGTTCGAAAACTTGGGATAATATGGCTCTTCAACCtcatcgatttttttttttgtggtatgaATGCGAATGACAACCATCAATTTAGATCGAACTATATGAGTAACAAAGTTTCCCTTCATCAATTATTTGATGGTAGTGTGGTTAGTACTAAAGCATGAAACCTAAAATGTACTATCAATCCAAATGTTATTTCCgtacattttaaaatttgaaatcattTTAAAGAGAAGAGATTGAAAAGAATGAGAATTAATATTCAAAATAtgtagttttggttttttttggaGAAAGGGCCTTCAAAGGAGTTCAAGGTAGGAGATCAAAATTCAACattaaaaactctttttttttcaagtagccTAGCGGCTCTCATCTTATAACTGCACACTTATTAAAAATTGCTTACAAAACAAACgagttaattatttttaagattcAAAATCAATCTCATTTAAGCTACGttgatttttttaacttattttacttTTCTGAAGGAGGAAAATGCAGAAAAACAAACTAGAAgatcaatcaaaacaaaatcacaagtatgTCAGGGCAAAATAggcaaacaaaataaatcaaacaattcACACATACTTCCCCTTTAGTTATCACAAAATGGAAATGAAATGGATCTATCAGAAGTTCAACACCACCAAGGTTTTACAAGCATACATCCATATTCATATTATGGTGTTAGAGAATAGTAAGCACATTTTATAGCTGCAGCATGCGTTGATgctgttaatttggtctattattaatgtatatttttaagggaaatgttaattaGTGCCCTCGGGCATAAGTTAAGAGCcttaaataataactttttatgaAAAGTTGTATAATCAGTGCattggaaattaaaaaatttgacatttttaaggaataatttcttaatttaacaTGCTTAAAAAGTATTTCGGGGGCATTCGTTAACAAAaccctatttttaattaaaaaaaaaatgtgagtgTTGAACAATATATTAGTGGAAGAATCTCTATGCACAATGCCTTAAGATAGAACTCATATATGATGTATCCAATGTCATTTTGGGTGAAGATATAATGTCTAATGTAGTTGTGTGATTAATAAAGTTGAAATTTATGTCTCCTAAATAAGGTTAAACTAATGATTTTCATTAAACTattgaaaatattcatcattATTCTAATTATGTATAGTTACTCATTACCTTTCTCTTCGTTCTAAATTAATTGTCGTTCTGAATTGTTCGAGAGAATCCAGAGTTCGATTtctaatgaaaataattttttttgttaaactttACTTACCTTTTTAACGAACTTCGGATTACTATAATCACTTTCTCCTAAAAATCAGAGGGTTAATACCAAAAAAATTGTCGACGTAAGCAGGTTGTGTTAAACATTTTGGAgcccctatttttattttagttctcaaaattttgaatgctaaaaatgatatttgcatTAATTTGACTCTTAAAATTGGTATACGTTAGAATTTAAACTGATAAATATTTAGaagacataaaaataaaattatacacCATCAGTCTCTTATTATAAGACTCACAAAATTTaagatattataaaaattagttgaaatgataaatttgttgaaaatatgtactactacctccgtctctaattatagagcccttttaaaaaaataacgggaattaagatagtgaatatttgtattaaatatgtttgtaattactattgtttttataattttatcctttaaaagagagggttggtttatgttttcaacatgttatttgttgctaattgaagaaaaagatgtataataaatatgggtatgtatgtaaagaaataattactTCATCCATCCATAAATAAGTGACATatttgaccatttcacacagattaagaaaagtgtgaagatgaaagaaagagagtgaTACTTTTACTGAGTTGCCCTTGTaaactttttcacttttaagtaatgattactttctttgtttcactacaaactttaacatggggaccacaaaaagtatttataaggggTAAATCTGTCAAATTTTGCTTAGAAATTTGATAAGGTCAAGTAttgtgggacaaatattttttacaaataggtcacttattcaaagacggagggagtaatatagtTGAAAGTAGCAaagaggtcttataaaaagtgacaatttttttcttcaaaaagatattataattagggacggaagTAATATTTCATAATTGCACctacaataattaattatataatacgagaaaaaagaaatttactcaaattataaaatagagACCGATAACTAAGCAAATTGTGGggtaattaaacaaacaaatatctTAATACAAATAATTACATCTCCACTTACCAAATTGAGCCTAGTCAAGTTAGACATAGCATAGGTTTACGAGcctctctttttaatttttccatcaCATACTTTCTTTATCTCTTACCTTCTCCATGAGAGAACAACATAGTGAGATGTTTTTCTACTGCTTTTTTGACTTTTGTGGCAAAATCGGTGGTAATGGAGCTTTACAAACTGTATTGAAAAGGGAGAAAGCACAAAGCTCAGAGACTTGGTAATTGAAATGTAAATAGATTTGATTCTTTTCAATATCCCAGTGGGACAATGTAATGATCTTAAATGTTGAGCTACAATCATTAGCTTCAAAATTTATGTCCAGCTCATGGGATTTGAGCTTTGTAGGGTTTTAAAGCAAGTATAGTGCTTCTGTTTTGGACTTCTTGGTTAATTGCTTTCCCACCTTGTTGCTAGCTTCACTTCATTAACTTAACATGGGTAGAGTTTTAGCTCATATCTTATGCTTCAAGGTTCACTTGATTAACATCGATATTCGATCCAAAGATCGACTTAATTTAACCATAAATTTATGCATTTAGGTTAACTTGACTAATTTAACCATTCTAGCACACATCTTATATGGTAGTTGATGAACAATACTTGTAAAAATCGATTTTAGCCCACAACTAGGTTAGATcaaaattggttaaaaaaaatcgtaagttttgatgataacaagacATAGACAAAGCATGTAGGGACAATATATGTAGGGAAGGAAATCAAGTAACAGATTATCTTGCAAACTCTGATTTAACCTCTGACCACTTCATTTTTTGGGATGACAATACTTGGCTTATCTTGATCATTTTTATCTTGTATTTTGGAAGCAATCTTAGTTAGTAGTTTAAGGACTAATCTCAACCATATAATCTTATTGCCCATCTTTAATGGGGTCTGTCCTTCTAATCACATTTTATTTAACCATTAGATTCCAACCAAGACATTGTTCAAAATATGTGATTCAAGTTCTACACATACCAACATAATATATTATTGGCTCTCTCTCTCATTAAATTACAagcaatatatttatatgagaTCTATTCTATGAGCTAAAAGGACAAAAATGATGCATCAAGATACTTTAAAGACATGTaataattattctaattttaatgATTGATTTCTTGTAGCAacatactattattaaaaatatttaattgacaTAAACCTTGCATGAGATTTTTCACTATATAAAGtaaccaaataattttatatttactaTATGAAAAGTGCTAATAAATGGctgaaattttcaaatttgtttataaatggATCCTTTTTGTTTCCCTATTTCTTGTTATAGTTGCCAAGGAAGACGATATAGGTAGGTTCATTCTCATACAATTtgctttaattaatttttttttttttgacaatgccTTAATTAATCTTATATacaatctttcattttttcataatatttctttGCTTTTATTGTACATTACAATAGAGTGTGTTACTGATGCCGATTGTTATGAAAAACTTCCGGCTCTTCAACGCGCAGTTATGAAGTGCATTCAAGGTTTTTGTAAAATACATATCTAGTTAAGGTAACACTATTTCTCTATTATGTCtaaaccttttattttattttcccaTCACAATGTTGTTACTCTTGTAATTTCTCTCACACTTTCATATATTTATCTAACCTTTCAATTTCTCTGTTACTCTTAGACgcatgttaaatatttttttgaatgaaaaatatatgttgaaataaaaaataaaaataaaaacagtacAAGGGATACTCCAACCAATGCAagatcataatatatatataaaggagaatcatgttaaatatattatgaaattgtTGTTATCTTCATTTTCTAGAAAACAATGTATATATGTTTTAGGATAAATATCACCTACGTCttaaatatataatctaataaattactctctccgtcccaaattgtatgacgttttggatatttcacacatattaagaaatgcaattaatattgtgtggaaaatagatattatgagttgttttacaaaattgtccttaataaataatatgggaaagataaatgaaagaattgaaagaagagtgagtaataattaattaaggttataattggaaaagtaacattaacgTTGCAtgggtattgtaaagcgacatataatttgggataaaTTTTTTCTCCTAAAGCGagatacaatttgggacggaaggagtaacAAGTTCCTACTGTCACAAGAACAtgcacacaaaaaattaaacaacacaattaTACTCAAAATCAATGTTACTGTCATTCATATTGATAAACGACTAATTACAGCATAACTCTCTAAAATCACCAGATGAGCATTAGCTTCTATTATTTATATATCCATAGTAGGACTGAGTAGGACTGAGATCATCCTACGCATATTATTGTTGCTATTTTAGTCTAACCGTTTTCGGTGTATATTGGATATTTttcacacaaaataaaaaataaaaaattccttTATGAAAATCATGAAGAATGGTTTATATTGAATCAACATAATTCAAATAACATCGATAAAAGAGTGTGTCATAAACTGGAAaaatatccaacatataatagaggttcatctttgAATTCTAACCTAAAGTttttagttactcatggtaactaAACACATCATAAGAAAGTGaaaattcacaataaatagtGGAAGGGGGGGTTGAAAAACACCCCTTTTTGTGGTTGTGGTCATATTCCTTAACTTTTGAACCGTCAGATTTTTGAATGAATACTTTTGGGTCAAAACACGATTTAAATAGGCAAAAATTCGCACACAGAATGCGCATggctgaaaagaaaaaaataacttgtCAACAACATGTGGGTAGTAGGAACTAGGgagaaatattatatttatcccCAAACTTAAGTATGTGCAAGGCGCATGGGTCTGTGTGTGGGGTGCATGGATCAGAGGCGATTTCCTTTGTTTTCTTCATCCTTCATCAGATTTTCATCATTGATATGAGCTTGAGATTTGGGACggaattccctaaaaaaaaatttgtctacATATTCTTTATTCAACTTGATTCTTGAACTTCGATAACTTTAATGAGATGTCTTGGTTGTCCTAATACCATGATTTATATTAAAAGGACTCAAAACACATTAAGTTAGTTTGGCTAGGgggaaaaaacaaattacaacaacctaaattaaaacattacaaaacattttccacaCTAGAAGTAACCCACTCTAAAATCTCTGGAAAGTCCTCAAATGATAAGGAAAAGACGCGATAACATAGCTAAAAACATCATATGATAAGGTgtctttaatatttaaatagatTAGATATAGAGAATTAAAGACTTACAGATAATTGGCAACAAAAGTCTATTAAGGCCCTTATAACGTTGGAAACTGGTTATGAGTGGGAACCCAATTAGGGCATTAAAATTACTTAGTAAAGGAATTTGATAACAACAAATAGGCATAGTAGGCTTAAGGAAACAACACCTTAccaagagagaaaataattggCAACAAAAGGCTCATGTAACATTGAAAACTCTAATTATGagtgagaaatttttttttttgtcagctAGAAATTCACTATGGATAATGACATAGTGGCTAGAAATTtacttttaaagtgaataaatggggtgttcggagttcgaaccccgacccctgcatataataatgcattgttccTGTCAATTAAGCTATGCTTACGGGGACATGAGTGAGAACTTTATTAGGGCATTAAAATGACTTAGTAAAAGATTaaagaaatttgaaaacaacaaataggCATAGTTGGCTCAAGGCAACAACATCTtatcaagagagagaaaaaagactATCAACCTTTTGGATCAAACCCCTAAGTCGTACCAAGATATCGACAACATCTTAATTagaataatatttatttggataaaagtattttagttaaaaaaaatctagagaGATAGTGATATTGGGAAACTATTTCTAGAGAGATAAAGAGATAAATTGGGGTTGGATGCATAATGAAGGAGATAGGATTCacgtttatattttttgaaaattgaatatCAGTAagtttaaatttctttttatgtttgttCCATCTATTCATATTGTTACACCACTTTAAGTGATTTGGATTATATCTTACTCTCTGTTttctacatgttttttttaatgaattacaTGAAGACTATCCTTAAGACGAGACTGTGTAGTATCAAGGTGTTTGTTGATGAGAATAAAATGGATTATAATTCTCTCGCCCACATCATGattttcttgaaattttatcatattatttcttatatttaaatAGGGTTTAAGGCTTCAATATTGTAACATCGATGCTGAATAATTGGTCTTCATTTATTTCATTGGATCTTGagaaaatattacatatattattttattacgaGGATAATTGTAAGACCTTTAAGaagtcaaaataatttattttggatgatgacATTAAGTTATTATTTATGGCGATGCTTTGATATATTATCTTGCATGAAAATTAATATAGTctgcaaaaaaatttattaccattatgaattgtattttatttggtttttactactattaataaaaaaaattacatacttttgaataatttatgtaatAAGTATTTTGGGTTTAGGGTGTCATATTAGTAGTATCGAAGCCTATATTTTTCATTAGGCTTACGTATGTTATGTGTCTACTATGTTTAAGTAACTTCATTCCTTTTAACGCAATCGCTTGATAAtgtctaaaaaataataaaaataatggttgtgtatatatgcatgttagATGTTATTGTACAATTTTGTGTCATTGTTGTATGTCTTGTgccttttttatgaaatgattttgaagCCCTATAGATTGTTGAACACTTTAGGTGAACTATTTTACGGTTCTTTGGTGACTAAACTAGAGATTTGAGCTTTCAAGTTGATACTTGATGAAAATCTactataaatgaaaaaaagagaCATGTCCTTAAGCAAAGTCATCAAATTTAAACTATCATTTGGGTTGGGCAGTTGTAACGATTACAAAATAGAGTAAAGTAAGTCTTAGAAGAGTTcagttgtaacaaaaaaaaatgatgaatatgtgattgACCTAAAGAttttaacttgttaattaggatCTAAACAAGGTGTTTAACAAGGAACCTTGATATGAAGTAAAGATAGTTCTAATTGTCTTATAATATAAAGAACTTAATATTGTTGACTCATTTATCGATATTCTATTTCTTTTatactgcaaaaaaaaatattttaaataggGTCATGATGCTAAGAATACGACAATGTAGTACTTACACTCAAGTCACTATAgaagataaataaaagaaattatgtcATTACACATGGTAAAAAATCATATGTAACTACAAGAAGTCATTTTCTATTTACTTTGAATTGAAGAAGCTCTCTACTAACATAAATGGATCATTGGTCATCAAGACTtcattaattgcattttttccACTAATTCTTcatcatttacttaattatcTTGATATTACATATGTAttggaaaataaacaaaaagtagTAAAATACttctaaaaacataataaaaacaaatacatatttaaataaaacaggGGTATAAATATTTAGATTGATCAAAAGTTTCAGATTGAATGATatgtaaacaacaaaaaatattattttttataacatttatgggataggatcaaatgacaccatggtgtcaaaat containing:
- the LOC25498704 gene encoding E3 ubiquitin-protein ligase HAKAI homolog; its protein translation is MLQIRLSKNPSSDGSAGVKQSPVETVTVACPDHLVLADLPVAKGIGIATASSVVRNIGRRSRRQLGERVHFCVRCDFPIAIYGRLSPCDHAFCLDCARSDSSCYLCEERIQKIQTIKVMEGILICAAPHCLKSFLKRVDFESHIHEFHADLLRPNADKEDGNESEAQSVRQPTASDSTARGPIRQVFSPGSNSQHDLEDRTRRQPPRDQAPSRPAMQQKPPFFGQQHHPSDSMSGSVGGTQQGFHQQSFDMQQHPPQEPVQFTDRQQSVGPDNSFPEYPTMHPAQPTNVPPHPNTMLNPPMPFGYPPFLQDRAQPFYAAPYDMPRQDSSSDIGGDPNSLMGYPQGVPNGPNFQGNYPQPWNAAGVPFEQAQGGGMAVDPRDSKDILAPQPMALPPPPPPPAHMLKPNYYPGDHGHDGKSYGWQHDNRDSFNAQG